A window of Microbispora hainanensis genomic DNA:
AGAGAGGTACGGGTCGTTGCGGAGCCTGCCGAGGAACTCGATCCGTACGGGGTCGCGGGCGATCAGCTCCCCCTCGGCGTCGCCCTCGGGCGCGGGATGCCAGGCGCGGGCGCCGTCGTTGCGCAGGTGCTCGTGGCAGAGCGTGATCCCGAGGTCGTCAGGGGAAACCGGGCCGAGCACGGTCGTCACAGTCGTCGCGGCCGGAGGCCGGGGAGCCGGGGACGTCATTTCCGGATCGCCCCGAACTTCGCCCACACCTTGCTGTTGGCGAAGATGGCCAGCAGCAGGATGCCGCCCTGGACGATCTGCACATAGAACGGCGACACGTGCAGCAGCACCAGGCCGTTGGCGATCACGCCGAGCGTGAGCGCGCCGAGGATCGTGCCGAGCATGCTCGCCCGGCCGCCGAAGAGGCTGGTGCCGCCGAGCACGACGGCCGTGATTACCTCCAGCTCGAAGCCGGATCCGGCGTTGGACGAGCCGGAGCTGAGGCGGGTGGCGATCAGCACGCCTGCGACCGCCGCCGCCAGGCCGGTGAGCACATAGACGGTCAGCCCGACCTTCCGCGTGTTCACACCGGCGCGGCGCAGCGACTCGCCGTTGGAGCCGAGGCCGATGACATAGCGGCCGAACGGCGTCCGGGTGAGGACGAGCCAGCCGGCGAGCGCGACGACCACGGCGAGGATGGCCGGGACCGGCACCCCGGCGATGCGACCCTGGCCGATCTGGACGATCCAGAGGTCCCCGTCGATGGGGGTCGAGTAGCCCTCGGTGGCGCGCAGCGCCGTACCCCGCATGATCGACAGCATGGCGAGCGTGACGATGAACGGTGGGATGTTCTGATAGGAGGAGAACCACCCGTTCACGAACCCGATCAGCGCGCCGAGCGCGAGGATCGCGACCAGGGCGAGGGTGGGGTTCCACCCGTGCTGCAGCACGATCGCGAGCAGCGACCCGGACAGCGCGACGGTGGACCCGACCGACAGGTCGATGCCGGACGTGCTGATCACGAAGGTCATCGCGGTCGCCACGACCAGCGTGGGGGCGATCTGCCGCAACAGGTTGAGGATGTTGCCGGTCGTGGCGAACCGGTCGGCGGAGAACGCGAAGAAGATCAGCAGGGCCACCAGAACGGCCGCGATGGCGATCGTCTGCGCGTGCCGGCCGATGTGGGCGCTGGCCCTGGCCGACCTGGTGGTGACGACCCTCTGGCTGGTCCCGGGTCCGGTGGCGGTCTTGGCGGCGGTCACCGTCGCCTCCCCTCCTTGTCCTCCTCGTCGTGGGCGACGATCTCCGACACGAGCCGTTCGAGGCTGGTGCTCCGGGCGTCCAGGTCGGCCCTGAGCGTGCCCTCGTACATGACGCACAGCCGGTCGCAGACCCGGAAGAGGTCCTGCAGGCGGTGCGTGATGAGGATCACCGAGACGTCCTGGGCCGAGACCGTCTTGATCAGTTCGAGGACGGTCTCGACCTCGGCGACGGCGAGCGCCGCCGTCGGCTCGTCGAGGATGAGCAGTTTCGGGCCGAACGTCACCGCCCGGGCGATGGCCACCGCCTGCCGCTGGCCGCCGGACAGCCCTCCGACGGGGATGTCCGTCAGCGGGATCCGGATGTTCAGGGCGTCGAGGTGGCGACGGGCGTCCGCGTGCATCTTGCGCACGTCGAGCATCATCCCGCCGGCCCTGCGCGGCTCCCTGCCGAGGAACAGGTTCCCGGCCACGTCGATGTCGTCGCAGAGCGCGAGGTCCTGGTAGACCATCTCGATGCCGAGTTCGCGGGCGTCCTTGGGGCTGGCGAAGGAGACCGGCCGGCCGTCGAAGACGATCTCGCCGGAGTCCGGCACGACGGCGCCGGCCAGCACCTTCATGAGGGTGGACTTGCCGGCGGCGTTGTCGCCGACGAGCCCCACCACCTCTCCCGGGCCGACGCGCAGCGTCACCCCACGCAGCGCGTCGACCATTCCGTAGCGCTTGCGGATGTCGCGCATGACCACCCGGTCGACGCGCCCCGCCTCTTGGTCCGTCATGCGAGTCTCTTCACCGCTCACTTGAAGGTGGCGCGGTACGGGTCGACGTTGTCCTTGGTCACGATCGTCACGGGCACGTCGATGTTCTTCTTCGCCTGGGCGCCGCCGATCAGGGCCTTGGCCTCCTTGACCGCCTCGTAGCCCTCGGTCTTCGGGTCCTGCTGGACCACCCCGGCGACGAACCCCTCGTCGATGCCGTCGATGGCCTCCTTGGTCAGGTCCCAGCCGAAGACCTTGATCCGGTCGGCCGCGTTCTGCGACTTCACCGCGGCGACCGTGCCGAGCAGGGCCGGCTCGCCGGTGGCGTAGACGATGTTCATGTCGGAGCGGGAGGTGAGCAGGTTCTCCGCGGCCGTCATCGCCGTCTCCTGCTTGTTCTGCCCGTCGACGGTCTGCACGATCTTCGCGCCGGCGCCCTCGACGGTCTTGTTGAAGTCGTCCTTGCGGATGTTCTGGATGAAGGAGTTCAGCGCACCCACCACGCCGATCTTCGGCGCGCTCAGTCCCTGCGCCTGGGCCCACTTGTTGACGAACTCGCCCGCCTGCCGGGCCGCCGCCGCGTTGTCCACGCCCACCTGGGTGTCGACGGCGGGCGAGTCGACGATCGCGTCGACGGCGACGACCTTCAGTCCGGCGTCCTTGGCGATCTTCACGGCGGGCTTGATGCCCTCGACGTCGATGGCGACCACGATGACCGCGTCGAACTGCTGCTGGACGAAGTTGTCGATGGCCTCGTTCTGCTTGGCCGGGTCGTCGTTGGCGTTGAAGATCGTGAGATCGACGTTGGCCTCCTTCGCCGCCTGCTGGGCGCCGGCGTTCATCTCGTTGAAGAAGATCGCCTGCTGGTTGATCTGGACCAGTCCGACCCGCGGCCGGTCTCCGCCGGAGCCTCCGGAAGCGCCGGAGTCGTCCGAGCCGCCACACGCCGCCGCCAGGAGGCCGGTGGCCAGGATCGTCGTCGCCGCTGTCAGGCGGATGAGCCTCGTGGATCGAGCCATGAGAGAGGAACCTTTCGGGGGGGCGGACAGAGATGAGTCACCGGTTGGGTAATCGATTACCCGAGTTTCGGGCATGCTAGTGGGGTCAAAAAAGCAGCGTCAAGATGCAGTTTCCTCACTAAACCTCTATCGTTCCTTGTGATCCCGGCAGTGCAGGACGCTGCAAGGTCGATCATTGGTAAAGATCAAGGGAAATCGATTACACGATGGGCGTGACGATTCACGACGTGGCACGAGCGGCCGGTGTCTCCGTGGCCTCGGCCTCCCGTGCCCTCTCGGGGCGGCGCAAGGTCACGCCCGAGATCGCCGAGCGGGTGGCGCGCGCCGCCGGCGAGCTCGGTTACCAGCCGAACGCGGTCGCCAAGGCACTGCGTGACCAGACCACCGGCACCATCGGCATGGTCGTGCCGGGCATCGGCAACCCGTTCTTCACGACGATCGTCGAGGCGGTGGAGCGCGAGCTGCAGAACTCCGGCACCGACCTGCTGCTGTGCTCGTCCCAGTACAGCCCCGAGATCGAGGCGCGCAGGCTGGAGACCCTGCTGGCCCGGCGCGTGGACGGGCTGATCATCAGCCCGTGCGACATCGAGGCCAGCGTCCCCGCGGTGCTCGACGCGGCCCGCCGGGTGCCGCTGGTGCAGCTCGACCGCCACATCGAGGGGGGCGGGGCCGACTGGGTGGGCGTGGACGACGAGGCCGGGCTGGCCCTCGCGGTCGACCACGTGATCGCGGGCGGGGCCCGTTCCGTGGTCTTCGCCGGGAGCCGGCTGGTGAGCTCCTCCGCCCGGTTGCGGCTCAGCGGTTTCGAACGCGCCGCCGCGCGGACCGGCGTCGAGGTTCTGCCGCCACTGCTGGGCGAGTTCACCCTCGAATGGGGCGTCGAGGCCGGGCGCATGCTGCTCGACGCCGGGCGGCTGCCGGACGCCGTCGTCTGCGCGAACGACGAGATCGCCGTGGGCCTCGTGCGGTCGCTGCGGTTCGGCGGCAAGCGCGTCCCCGGGGACGTGGCAGTGGTGGGGTTCGACGACGTGGGACACGCGACCATGTGCGATCCGCCCCTAAGCACCGTGCGCCAGCCGGTGGAGGAGATGGCGGCCGAGGCCGTGCGCCTGCTCGGCCAGGTCAAGGCCGGCGACC
This region includes:
- a CDS encoding substrate-binding domain-containing protein translates to MARSTRLIRLTAATTILATGLLAAACGGSDDSGASGGSGGDRPRVGLVQINQQAIFFNEMNAGAQQAAKEANVDLTIFNANDDPAKQNEAIDNFVQQQFDAVIVVAIDVEGIKPAVKIAKDAGLKVVAVDAIVDSPAVDTQVGVDNAAAARQAGEFVNKWAQAQGLSAPKIGVVGALNSFIQNIRKDDFNKTVEGAGAKIVQTVDGQNKQETAMTAAENLLTSRSDMNIVYATGEPALLGTVAAVKSQNAADRIKVFGWDLTKEAIDGIDEGFVAGVVQQDPKTEGYEAVKEAKALIGGAQAKKNIDVPVTIVTKDNVDPYRATFK
- a CDS encoding LacI family DNA-binding transcriptional regulator; translation: MGVTIHDVARAAGVSVASASRALSGRRKVTPEIAERVARAAGELGYQPNAVAKALRDQTTGTIGMVVPGIGNPFFTTIVEAVERELQNSGTDLLLCSSQYSPEIEARRLETLLARRVDGLIISPCDIEASVPAVLDAARRVPLVQLDRHIEGGGADWVGVDDEAGLALAVDHVIAGGARSVVFAGSRLVSSSARLRLSGFERAAARTGVEVLPPLLGEFTLEWGVEAGRMLLDAGRLPDAVVCANDEIAVGLVRSLRFGGKRVPGDVAVVGFDDVGHATMCDPPLSTVRQPVEEMAAEAVRLLGQVKAGDPRPAQRIAIAPRLVVRQTSRPVAAGVAD
- a CDS encoding ABC transporter permease is translated as MTAAKTATGPGTSQRVVTTRSARASAHIGRHAQTIAIAAVLVALLIFFAFSADRFATTGNILNLLRQIAPTLVVATAMTFVISTSGIDLSVGSTVALSGSLLAIVLQHGWNPTLALVAILALGALIGFVNGWFSSYQNIPPFIVTLAMLSIMRGTALRATEGYSTPIDGDLWIVQIGQGRIAGVPVPAILAVVVALAGWLVLTRTPFGRYVIGLGSNGESLRRAGVNTRKVGLTVYVLTGLAAAVAGVLIATRLSSGSSNAGSGFELEVITAVVLGGTSLFGGRASMLGTILGALTLGVIANGLVLLHVSPFYVQIVQGGILLLAIFANSKVWAKFGAIRK
- a CDS encoding ATP-binding cassette domain-containing protein, whose amino-acid sequence is MTDQEAGRVDRVVMRDIRKRYGMVDALRGVTLRVGPGEVVGLVGDNAAGKSTLMKVLAGAVVPDSGEIVFDGRPVSFASPKDARELGIEMVYQDLALCDDIDVAGNLFLGREPRRAGGMMLDVRKMHADARRHLDALNIRIPLTDIPVGGLSGGQRQAVAIARAVTFGPKLLILDEPTAALAVAEVETVLELIKTVSAQDVSVILITHRLQDLFRVCDRLCVMYEGTLRADLDARSTSLERLVSEIVAHDEEDKEGRRR